In Bacillus anthracis str. Vollum, a genomic segment contains:
- a CDS encoding helicase HerA domain-containing protein, whose translation MELEEEELEDEEIPTQLDNQTTVFDVIAPEGMKIDAEDYGVIKQSLGSNTFFRPFYIPRDGYPRMMQTNWLNMLTSAGEVDVMIDIHKEPKAKAMRSLDMQLTMLRSNLSFQRTRGNIDQEKDLDAKIQDTNNLMDEIQFNENDSYMVSTMGVAYAESKKELDVLCEYIEDEMQASHFKIASTWNRVKSGLKAVMPLGAPNTLQDTYRNIDRRALCTFAPFVSGSGRFNGGIPIGKNKITGQVEFLNSFGNADYRPPNYNIGVTGISGSGKSLLLKMKLARETSLADTHAMIIDPEGEFVKITKRLGGINLNISPESNIIINPCAIAVTELQITDKDEELEALEQYDKKELVERDGVKYVRFVPILEKINEILGFFDIIIRGQDFDQPGLNVFQRTMLEDAIREVFDKHGITSHPSSLYTDEVKKVDGQLIQSQVRKPEPELKEIYDVIVERHGDDVKAEELIAAIRPFLRDGSKPLFDGQSHFGRGVETQLNESRVVNFNISHLEEGFLKPIAFHVILNYIWEHWIKSPEHTIKRKVLYVDEMWQFIDYEQTVNFLEKVARRSRKRNAGMCWASQDFVRILENVKARGILQSTFSYFFLEQNKIDKKKIQENFNLTAGELDIILNNPGKGEGIFRVGDSSVWIQTDPSDKEMMFIESNEAVLQELLNNMKKVQGYAG comes from the coding sequence TTGGAACTAGAGGAGGAAGAATTGGAAGATGAGGAAATACCGACCCAATTAGACAATCAAACAACTGTGTTTGATGTTATCGCTCCAGAAGGAATGAAAATTGACGCAGAAGATTATGGAGTTATTAAACAATCTTTAGGAAGTAATACGTTCTTCCGTCCGTTTTATATTCCTCGTGATGGGTACCCACGTATGATGCAAACCAATTGGCTAAACATGTTAACTTCAGCTGGGGAAGTGGATGTCATGATTGATATTCATAAAGAACCAAAAGCAAAAGCAATGCGCTCATTAGATATGCAGCTTACGATGCTACGTTCGAACCTTTCTTTTCAACGTACACGAGGAAATATTGACCAAGAAAAAGACTTAGATGCAAAAATTCAAGATACAAACAATTTAATGGATGAAATCCAGTTCAATGAAAACGACTCCTATATGGTGAGTACAATGGGTGTTGCGTATGCCGAATCAAAGAAAGAATTGGACGTTTTATGTGAGTATATTGAAGATGAAATGCAAGCATCTCACTTTAAGATAGCGAGTACTTGGAATCGTGTGAAAAGTGGGTTGAAAGCTGTTATGCCACTAGGTGCACCAAATACTCTGCAAGATACCTATCGAAATATTGATAGACGTGCTCTATGTACATTTGCCCCATTTGTATCAGGATCCGGAAGATTTAACGGTGGGATACCAATAGGAAAGAACAAAATTACTGGACAAGTAGAATTTTTAAATTCATTTGGTAACGCAGATTATCGTCCGCCAAACTATAACATTGGTGTGACAGGAATTTCAGGATCCGGGAAAAGTTTACTTTTAAAAATGAAGCTAGCTCGTGAAACATCACTTGCAGATACACATGCGATGATTATTGATCCAGAGGGAGAATTCGTAAAAATCACCAAACGTTTAGGTGGTATTAACTTAAATATTTCACCTGAAAGTAATATCATTATTAATCCTTGTGCAATTGCAGTAACAGAACTTCAGATTACGGATAAAGATGAAGAACTAGAAGCGCTTGAACAATATGATAAGAAGGAACTCGTAGAGCGTGATGGCGTGAAGTATGTAAGATTTGTACCGATTTTAGAAAAAATCAATGAAATACTAGGATTCTTTGACATTATTATTCGTGGGCAAGACTTTGATCAACCAGGATTAAATGTATTCCAGCGTACGATGCTAGAAGACGCGATTCGTGAAGTGTTTGATAAACATGGTATTACCTCACATCCATCCTCTTTATATACAGATGAAGTGAAAAAGGTGGATGGACAATTAATTCAGTCTCAAGTGAGAAAGCCAGAGCCAGAGTTAAAAGAAATCTATGATGTCATAGTAGAACGTCATGGAGACGATGTGAAGGCAGAAGAGTTAATTGCTGCGATTCGTCCATTCTTACGCGATGGTTCAAAACCATTATTTGATGGACAAAGTCATTTTGGCCGTGGTGTAGAAACACAGTTAAATGAATCTCGTGTTGTTAATTTTAATATTAGTCATTTAGAAGAAGGATTCTTAAAACCAATCGCTTTCCACGTTATCTTGAACTATATTTGGGAGCATTGGATTAAGAGTCCAGAACACACTATCAAGCGAAAAGTATTATATGTGGATGAAATGTGGCAGTTTATCGACTATGAACAAACGGTTAACTTCTTAGAAAAGGTAGCACGTCGTTCACGTAAAAGAAATGCTGGTATGTGTTGGGCCAGTCAGGACTTTGTTCGTATTTTAGAAAATGTGAAAGCACGTGGTATCTTGCAATCTACTTTCTCTTATTTCTTCTTAGAACAAAATAAGATTGATAAGAAAAAAATCCAAGAGAACTTTAATTTAACTGCTGGGGAGTTAGATATTATCCTAAACAACCCAGGAAAAGGAGAAGGAATCTTCCGTGTTGGGGATAGTTCGGTTTGGATTCAAACAGATCCATCCGACAAAGAAATGATGTTCATTGAATCAAATGAAGCGGTACTACAAGAGCTTTTAAATAACATGAAGAAAGTACAAGGGTACGCAGGATAA
- a CDS encoding PrgI family protein, with translation MRKVTVPVDMTSEQKTLLGVLSKRQLIYLLGGGAALYLYVPFLWRLFAPFDAVVAFFICLILALPTVVGVIAFAFIYKEKQHMYLDRFLLIKMRSRSEKGKWRKGYEPTTWVKENL, from the coding sequence ATGAGAAAAGTAACTGTTCCTGTTGACATGACTTCGGAACAAAAAACGCTGTTAGGTGTATTAAGTAAACGCCAATTGATTTATCTATTAGGTGGTGGGGCAGCTCTTTATTTATATGTACCATTTTTATGGCGGCTATTTGCACCCTTTGATGCGGTAGTAGCGTTTTTTATTTGCTTAATTTTAGCACTACCAACGGTAGTAGGTGTAATAGCGTTTGCTTTTATTTATAAAGAAAAACAACACATGTACCTAGATAGATTTTTACTTATCAAAATGCGTAGCCGTTCCGAAAAAGGGAAGTGGAGAAAAGGGTACGAGCCAACTACATGGGTAAAGGAGAATTTATAG
- a CDS encoding Rpn family recombination-promoting nuclease/putative transposase: protein MNLRVDFAFKRLFGVEGNEEILIGFLNAVLQSSLDEEIISLHLDDPHLPREQKDDKLSILDLRATLNNGINLNIEIQVRDKKDMIERSLFYWAGMYYSQMTQGMKYTELRPTICINIVDFILFPGEEDFHNVGVVMNKKSEHIISENMQLHFLEIPKVIREWQEDRMDPWEDILARWLLLFPAYEDEKLTTILEGIAMEKDPVLKKAIEDWERLSSDKDFLRLYEAREKAIKDRISEIETAEEKAAEKAAKEAAKEAAEEARIATKIEMIHNLINVGVPIEKVAEATELSVKEVNEILKNKE, encoded by the coding sequence GTGAATTTACGAGTTGACTTTGCTTTCAAGCGCTTGTTTGGAGTAGAAGGAAACGAGGAGATACTCATTGGTTTTCTTAATGCGGTATTACAATCCTCTTTAGATGAGGAAATCATTTCTTTGCATTTGGATGATCCACATCTTCCAAGGGAACAAAAGGATGATAAATTGTCTATTTTAGATTTGCGAGCTACTCTGAATAATGGTATAAATTTAAATATAGAGATACAGGTTCGCGACAAAAAGGACATGATTGAGCGATCTTTGTTCTACTGGGCTGGCATGTATTATTCCCAAATGACTCAGGGGATGAAGTATACAGAATTAAGACCAACCATATGTATTAATATAGTGGATTTCATTCTGTTTCCAGGAGAAGAAGACTTTCATAATGTCGGTGTAGTCATGAACAAAAAATCGGAGCACATAATTTCAGAGAATATGCAATTGCACTTTCTTGAGATTCCAAAAGTAATTCGAGAATGGCAAGAAGATCGAATGGATCCATGGGAGGATATATTAGCACGCTGGCTATTATTATTTCCTGCATATGAAGATGAGAAATTAACTACAATCCTGGAGGGAATCGCGATGGAAAAAGATCCAGTTTTGAAAAAGGCAATAGAGGATTGGGAGCGCTTAAGTAGCGATAAGGACTTTTTACGCTTATATGAAGCGAGAGAGAAGGCAATAAAAGATAGAATATCAGAAATAGAGACGGCAGAAGAAAAGGCCGCGGAAAAAGCAGCAAAAGAAGCAGCAAAAGAAGCAGCAGAAGAAGCTAGAATAGCAACTAAGATAGAGATGATTCATAATTTAATTAATGTCGGTGTACCTATAGAGAAAGTAGCGGAAGCTACTGAATTAAGTGTGAAAGAGGTTAATGAAATTCTAAAAAATAAAGAGTAA
- a CDS encoding DUF3854 domain-containing protein, giving the protein MNYNIQKGQFRLTSAYPRGSWWEFYRVTCPICHDTGNCMLHVSQEKVACTRVESKWIYGKNTGNPSYIHYINGKDKYQLPAADEVQIHDKKSNKELDVFNRKLMDFIPLQEHHHTHLLRDRKMTEEQIQVRQYRSFLKQQIELEEDNTYTTVWEKLFNQIGNKNCWQGIPGFYEMKKGQLSLRLMSGSPGILIPFRNQYNQIVGWQVRVDEVKNSVHVKSAPTGIQAELIEQPNVVKITKDGDCIFEGELEVSKKVEIPFQEGQIVVKIHKGQKYLWLSSANKNQGTGAGGSENPLPVHVAVPSSHLKHWNSGTLHQTKSVMITEGPMKADLIADLLPERFNKGEISEIGTTVLAIPGVNAWRIAMPVLKDMGIENVYLAFDADLVENQKVRKALIDFATELKRVGYNVIIAAWNPTQGKGLDDTMQAGFKPVFQRL; this is encoded by the coding sequence ATGAATTATAACATTCAAAAAGGTCAATTTCGTTTAACGAGTGCTTATCCAAGAGGTAGCTGGTGGGAATTTTACCGTGTTACGTGTCCGATTTGTCATGATACAGGTAATTGCATGCTGCATGTGTCACAAGAGAAGGTAGCATGCACACGTGTAGAAAGTAAATGGATTTATGGAAAAAACACGGGCAACCCAAGCTACATTCATTACATAAATGGAAAAGATAAGTATCAATTGCCTGCGGCGGATGAAGTTCAGATTCATGATAAGAAAAGTAATAAAGAATTAGATGTGTTTAATCGTAAGTTAATGGATTTCATACCATTACAGGAGCATCATCATACACATTTATTACGAGATAGAAAAATGACTGAAGAACAAATACAAGTACGTCAATATCGCTCTTTCTTAAAACAACAAATTGAGTTAGAAGAGGATAATACATATACGACAGTTTGGGAAAAACTATTTAATCAGATTGGGAATAAAAATTGCTGGCAGGGGATTCCGGGATTTTATGAGATGAAGAAAGGTCAACTTTCTCTTCGTTTGATGTCAGGTTCTCCTGGTATATTGATTCCTTTTCGAAACCAGTACAATCAAATTGTTGGATGGCAGGTTCGTGTGGATGAAGTGAAAAACTCTGTTCATGTGAAATCGGCACCTACTGGAATTCAAGCGGAATTAATCGAGCAGCCTAATGTTGTAAAGATAACTAAAGATGGTGATTGTATCTTTGAAGGCGAACTAGAAGTGAGCAAAAAGGTAGAGATTCCATTTCAAGAGGGACAAATTGTTGTAAAGATTCATAAAGGACAAAAGTATTTGTGGCTCTCATCAGCAAACAAAAATCAAGGGACTGGGGCAGGCGGTAGTGAAAATCCACTTCCTGTGCATGTAGCGGTACCAAGTTCTCATTTGAAACATTGGAATTCTGGTACACTTCATCAAACGAAATCAGTAATGATCACAGAAGGACCTATGAAAGCCGATTTGATTGCTGATTTGCTTCCAGAGAGATTTAATAAAGGGGAGATTTCTGAAATAGGAACAACGGTTCTTGCGATTCCTGGTGTAAATGCTTGGCGAATTGCTATGCCTGTATTAAAGGATATGGGTATAGAAAATGTCTATTTAGCGTTTGATGCCGATTTAGTAGAAAATCAAAAAGTAAGGAAAGCTCTTATAGACTTTGCGACAGAGTTAAAGCGAGTGGGCTATAACGTAATTATAGCTGCATGGAACCCAACGCAAGGTAAGGGGCTGGATGATACAATGCAAGCGGGATTTAAACCTGTATTTCAGAGATTGTGA